One region of Eubacterium sp. 1001713B170207_170306_E7 genomic DNA includes:
- a CDS encoding DUF6718 family protein, which yields MAYLIARQFDKPGCIAIRSEANDTLKEQARRLAKMTIHTGVQVSVVYNEEDFAEYAPQTIYENHDAFFTEVLDLAEW from the coding sequence ATGGCTTATCTTATCGCTCGACAATTTGACAAACCCGGCTGTATCGCCATCCGGTCCGAGGCCAATGACACCCTGAAGGAGCAGGCGCGCCGACTGGCAAAAATGACCATCCATACAGGCGTACAGGTCAGTGTGGTTTACAACGAGGAGGATTTCGCGGAATATGCTCCCCAGACAATTTATGAGAACCACGACGCCTTTTTTACTGAGGTGCTGGATCTGGCGGAATGGTAA